Proteins encoded in a region of the Antedon mediterranea chromosome 2, ecAntMedi1.1, whole genome shotgun sequence genome:
- the LOC140040123 gene encoding trans-1,2-dihydrobenzene-1,2-diol dehydrogenase-like, whose protein sequence is MSTKWGICSAGKISNDFVVALRTLDSEEHKVTAVAARSLENAKVFAGNHKIESAYGTYEELAMDANVDVIYIGSINTQHLSLCKLFLNHGKPILCEKPLGMNADEVKEITELAKEKNLFMMEAVWSRFFPVYNKVREVISSGRIGDIKCVMASFGYPLMGVSRVSSKELGGGTLLDLGIYTVQLALMVFSGQMPLSVTTKGFLAESGVDETSTTTLLFPNNGIAVLTCTGTCTLPNEADIVGTRGRMRIFFPFWCPTHLQIADEKGVENLSFILPKPGKPLNFDNSTGMRFEAQAVRDCLQQGLKEHPTMNHEESVKIASILEQARHGLGYYLDTEVAK, encoded by the exons ATGTCAACTAAATGGGGAATTTGCAGTGCTGGTAAAATTTCAAATGATTTTGTTGTAGCCCTCAGAACGCTGGATTCTGAAGAGCACAAAGTCACTGCAGTTGCTGCCAGATCACTGGAAAATGCAAAGGTTTTTGCTGGTAATCACAAGATCGAATCTGCCTACGGGACATATGAAGAATTGGCTATGGACGCCAATGTTG ATGTCATATACATAGGTTCTATTAATACTCAGCACTTAAGTTTATGCAAGCTTTTTCTGAACCATGGTAAACCCATCTTATGCGAGAAGCCTCTTGGTATGAATGCTGATGAAGTCAAAGAAATAACTGAACTAGCTAAAGAAAAAAACCTTTtcatgatggag GCTGTGTGGAGCAGATTTTTTCCAGTTTATAATAAAGTGCGAGAAGTTATTTCTTCAGGAAGAATCGGCGATATTAAGTGTGTGATGGCGTCATTTGGGTACCCACTCATGGGAGTATCAAGAGTTTCAAGCAAAG AATTGGGAGGAGGTACTCTATTAGACCTTGGTATTTACACAGTGCAGCTTGCACTTATGGTATTTTCAGGTCAGATGCCATTATCTGTCACAACTAAAGGATTCCTAGCAGAATCAG gaGTGGATGAGACAAGTACAACAACGTTATTATTTCCTAACAATGGCATTGCAGTTCTAACATGCACCGGTACATGTACTCTGCCAAACGAAGCTGATATTGTCGGTACCAGAGGTAGAATGAGG atattttttccattttggTGCCCAACCCATCTTCAAATTGCAGATGAGAAAGGAGTGGAGAACCTTAGTTTTATTTTACCAAAACCAGGTAAACCTTTAAACTTTGACAACAGTACTGGAATGCGCTTTGAAGCCCAAGCTGTCAGAGACTGCTTACAGCAAG GTTTGAAAGAGCATCCAACAATGAATCATGAAGAATCTGTTAAGATTGCCAGCATTCTAGAGCAAGCGAGACACGGCCTTGGCTACTACCTTGACACAGAAGTTGCTAAGTAA
- the LOC140040125 gene encoding death-associated protein 1-like has product MSAAEQAELKGGHPPAVKAGGMRITQSGKQAYEKPEKDEDADDYVEPTSPPQANNVRLLISGAVTKGNKDFPTEAVKKTHDKPQPTHSKHVDTKPKHNVQQPRK; this is encoded by the exons ATGTCGGCAGCAGAACAAGCTGAATTAAAAGGTGGACATCCACCGGCAG tGAAGGCTGGTGGCATGAGGATAACACAAAGTGGCAAGCAAGCTTATGAAAAACCTGAAAAAGATGAAGATGCTGATGACTATGTGGAACCAACAAG TCCACCACAAGCCAATAACGTGCGTCTGTTAATCTCTGGTGCAGTCACTAAAGGGAATAAAGATTTCCCGACGGAAGCTGTCAAGAAAACACACGATAAGCCACAACCGACACATTCCAAGCATGTGGATACTAAACCAAAGCATAATGTACAACAGCCCCGCAAGTAG